In Coffea eugenioides isolate CCC68of chromosome 4, Ceug_1.0, whole genome shotgun sequence, the genomic stretch GCATGCACGAAAGGCTACTCATACCAAATTTGACAAAAGCATTCATGTAGTATAAAGCAACAATTTCTCCTTTCATCTGGAGCAAATTAATATGTGATCTACGAAGCATGTAGTCATCTTCAATACAGTTACGTTACATTACATCGACCACCAAAGGTTGGGTTGGGGGTTCATAGATTTTGGTTCTCGTGAACAGTGGTTTCATTCCGATGGAGTAAATTGATTTCGATCACAGCCCCTCCCCTTCTCTGAAAAAAGCGTGCTTTCGTTTATATGGTTAAACTTGGCCGACATGTGAACTCGCGCAACTTGTAGCAATTTATGGACAACGTTAGCCCTCTTAAAATATTCGTGAAAGGAACATACTACGGAGCAGTTACAAGTTAATTATTAGGAgacacaaaaaagaaaaataaactcTAAATTTAGGAGCCGAAAAATGGGCATGTTAAGCTCCATAACATGCTAGTACTATTGGAAATTAACCTTGGGGGATTATTATGTGTATTAGCATTAAGTATTTGTCTCAATCGTTTCAGCAACTAATTATTAATTCCGACGACGGAGCCTTGATTAAGAGAACTCGGCTAAATAACCTCGTGCAATCTTAACAAATTAATTACTAATAACATCTTAAATAAATACCTCGTGATTCAAAAGAGATGCTAGCTTTTCCTGTTGAGTGGCTTCAGTCCCCTCGTGAAAAATCCAGTGCTTTGATGTTTGATCAGCACCAATCACATTTAGATTCGAAAGTGGCATCTAAGTTTCTATGGTCCACAGATTCTACTTTTTGGCTGCCAAGAGGAAGAGAACGTACGATAATGTCTATATATACCCGATGCATTAGGCTTAAATTTCTTCCAACAGTACTCGTTGATCACAGAGTATCCTCAACAAGGAGGTTCTTAGCTTCCCATCAAGTCAAAATATTTCACCAATAACAGTACTACGTACTTTCATCAAGAAGTCTTGAGTAGTCAGCTCAACTTTGCTGCACAAACAATTTGACAATTGAGACCCCCTCCAACCAAAATCAACGTAATATGGCACCTCATGGAGAGGCAATAGTAAGCTCCTACGCCCCAGCCAACAACTTCAACAAACCCCGGAGGCTGTCAAACGATAACCTTAAAAGAACAACATCTGATATCTCTTTTGAGCTGAGTAAAGAGCCAGTAGACGTAAATCTACAGGCAATATGCGAGGTTGAAGATGCGAAGTGCGAGTGCTGTGGCATGACTGAAGAGTACACGCTCGAGTACATCAACGAAGTTCGCGACAAGTTTTGTGGGAAGTGGATTTGCGGGTTGTGTACCGAAGCAGTCaaggaagaaatgga encodes the following:
- the LOC113768841 gene encoding uncharacterized protein LOC113768841 produces the protein MAPHGEAIVSSYAPANNFNKPRRLSNDNLKRTTSDISFELSKEPVDVNLQAICEVEDAKCECCGMTEEYTLEYINEVRDKFCGKWICGLCTEAVKEEMEKNGGNREAALEAHMNACFRFNKFGRAYPVLSQARAMREMFKKSVSLDGRGFRANKSVQKKGQIARSSSCIPAITREINDFKLGN